Below is a window of Chiloscyllium punctatum isolate Juve2018m chromosome 49, sChiPun1.3, whole genome shotgun sequence DNA.
ggcctatagttagggctatccctgctgccctttttgaacaaggggaccacattcgctatcctccagtcttctgacactattcccgtagacaacgacgacataaacatcaaggccaatggctccgctatctcctcgctagcttcccagaggatcctaggattaatgccatcaggcccaggggacttatctattttcatcctttccagaatttccaacacctcttccctacatacctcaaagccgtccattctaattaattgtgactcagtattcacatcggcaacaatgtcctgttcctgagtgaacactgacgaaaagtattgatttagtgtctcaccgatctcctccgcctccacacacaacttcccactactatccttgactggaccgatacctaccctagtcatccttttcttcctgacatacctatagaaagcctttgggttttctctaatcctaccaaccaaggacttttcatgtccccttctcgctgctcttagctctctctttttagatccttcctggctaccttataactctcaatcgcccgaactgaaccttcacgcctcatctttacataggccgccctgttccctttcacaagggattccaattccttgttaaaccacggctccctcacaagaccctttactccctgcctgactggtacatacttatcaaggtcacccattagctgttccttgaacaatctccacatatcatttgtgttcttcccttgaagcctatttttccaatcaacgcatcctaagtcatgcctcaccgcatcataatttccctgcccccagctataactgttgccctgcagtgcacacttatccctctccatcactagagtaaaagtcaccgagttgtggtcactgcccccgaagagctcacctacctccaagtctaacacctggcctggttcattacctagaaccaaatccagtatagcctcacctcttgttggcctgtctacatactgtgtcaggaaaccctcctgcatacattggacaaacaccgacccatctaacgaactcgagctatagctttcccagtcaatatctgggaagttaaagtcccccacaacaaccaccctgctactttcactcttctcctgaatcatcctcgcaatactttcctctacttctctcagactattaggaggcctgtagaaaactcctaacagggggacctcacctttcctatttctaacctccgcccaaactacctcagatggcaagtcttcctccatcaccctttctactgctgaaatactatccttgacaagcaatgccacacctccccctcttttacccccatctctgaccccactaaaacatttaaaccctggaacctgctacagccattcctgtctctgttctacccacgtctctgtaatggccacaacatcaaagtcccaggtaccaacccatgctgcaagctcatctACCTTATtacttatacttctggcattgaagtatacacacttcaagccaccttcctgtttacaggcaccctccttcaagatcgatgccatgttcctaacctccctacactcaaggtcctgtaccgtAAAGCTACACTCCaagttcccatgcccctgcagagttagtttaaaccctcccaaagagtactagcaaagctccccccaaggatactggtgcccctcaggttcaggtgtagaccatcctgtttatagaggtcccaccttccccagaaagaaccccagttatccaaataccagaatccctccctcctgcaccacccctgtagccacgcatttaactcctctctccccctattcctcgactctctatcacgtagcacgggtaacaaaccagagacaacaactctgttcgttctagctctgagcttccaacctagctccctgaaagcctgcctaacatcctcacccctcttcctacctatgtcgttggtgccaacgtggaccacaatctggggctgctcccccttaaggacccggaaaacacgatcagagacatcacgtacccttgcacctgggaggcaacataccaatcgtgagtctctgtcgcccccgcaaaaccgcctatctgtgcccctcactattgagtccccaataactatcgctctacctttcaccacccttcccttctgagcaatggggacaggctccgtgccagaggcctgaacctcgttgcttacccctggtaagtcatccccccaagtatccaaaacggtatacttgttcttgaggggaatgaccgcagggtgtccctgcactggctgcttcctcccactccccctcactgtcacccatctctctataactttcggagtaactacttccctaaagctctgatctatgaccacctctgcctcccgaatgatccgcagttcatccaactccagctccagttccctaacacggtcttggaggagctggagatgggtgcacttcttgcaagtgtgatcaggagggacgctaatggcttctctcacctcatacatgttgcaagaggaacattgcactgcctttgctgccatccctctaaaaggtaaactttaaaaactagatctaaagaaacaaacaagcaaaatgcagcacttacctgcttatcaCAACGGGTCGTATTATTaggcgggtgggaggctctacccctgtagtgcctcgggttcctcgcctgcgcgcttttataagaaaaaaaaccttcccaggtaagctagcacGACACCAGCTTCCATTAAACCGCGACTTAAAAAGAACACCACCAGACAGCTGTTACCTGCTCCGCCCAGAGAgtgagccagagagtggtggggtcgaaggtgaggacaagggggaattctgtccttgttgcagttggaggggtgtggGTCAAGGGCgaaggtgtgggaagtggaggagatgcattggAGAGCATCATTGactacatgggaggggaaattgcggtccttgaagtaggaggcgACCTGGGTTCGCCTAGAGTGGACTTGCTCTTCTTTGGAGCAGATGGGGCAGAGGAATTGGAAGTCAAGTATAACGCTTTTGTGGGGCTAgtgttctgcctgtttgtccaatatgtTTATTACAGTTTTTTAGATTaaaatacctacagtgtggaaacgggcccttcagctcaacaagtccacactgaccctccgaagaacaacccacccagacccaatcccctacgtttacccctgactaatgcacctaacactacaggcaatttagcatagcaaattcacctaacccgcacatctttggactgtgggaggaaacccacgcagatacggagaatgtgcaaactccaagttcttgcaaggtattttgtaaatgacattatcAATCCACCAttaataatacccttactggcataaaattcagtAAAGTGGAGGACAACAACAACACATTGCCATTCTTAGATGTCatagtagagcgaacagccaatgaggaacttcaaaccagcgtcgacaggaaaacaacacagatggactaaatattgaactacagaagcaatcatcccaacacccacgaACAAagttgcatcagaacattatttcaatgagctaaTACACACTGCAGCGCAAAGGAACTatacagagcagaggaaaatcacctctaccgtgtattcaaaaagaatgggtacctaGTGAACACAGtccacagatttctcagcaacaaacccaaacaagcagacaaaacatatccagaaaccctagccactctcccctacatcaaagacatctgggaaatgactgccagactactcagaccccttggcatcatggtagcccacaaacccactaaaacagcagctgatgaacttgaaagaccctacacagacaacaagcaaaattaatgtcatttacaaaataccatgcaagaactgtaacaaacactacattggacaaacaggcagaaaactagccaccaggatacatgaacaccaactaaccacaaaacgacatgacccactctcactagtatcctcacatacggatgagaaggacaccacttcgactgggacaacacatccatcctcagacaagccaaacaaagacacacacaagaattatccagaggctcactgaagatgttacccatgacggcgacgaaacatctgaaaactaaacttccagctcagcgagcaaacctacagccATATAAAATTATCATTAATAATTCCAATTTGGAATTTAGGAAAAACCCCTCTACCCAGAGAAAATGTGGTTCACTATTACGGGGAATGGTTGTGATTAATAAGATGTAAACAAGGGAAGGTAAATAAAAGGATAATCTAATATCGCGAGATGAAGAGGGGTTCAAGGAAGCATGTGTGGAGCAGAAACATTGGTGTGAACCAGACGACTTAAATCTATGCTGTAAATAAACAATGCCCTCACATTAACATTAAAAGCTTATTGAATACTATCTGCTGACATTAGGCTCCCAGTATCAGCTAAGTATTATCTGACACAATCCTGGGTTTATGAACTGCATTCCAACAACAACTCCAATATGCATTTGTACAGTACCTTTTCATAgcttaaaaaaaatcagaagtgCTTCAATAGGAGCATCATCTTCACCATTTACACTTGCTGCTTCAGAAAGGCAGCCATCATCAAAGACCGCTCtaccctggttataatctcttcggtcaggcagaagatacaaaagcttaaaaatagcttcttccccactgttatcagacttctgaatgggCCTCTCAACTTTCAAATTTATGTTGATCTCACTTTTTGTgctccttctctgcagctgtaacattgtattccttatTCTGTTGTATCACCTTATGGACTTCATATGTATTTTCTGCTTGTACTCAGAGCTGcagagcatagaaacagaccctttggtccaacttatccatgccaaccagatatcctctattaatctagttccatttactaccatttggctcatatccctttaaaagtttcctattcatctactcctgatgcctttaaatgtcataattgtttaatcttccaccacttcgtctggcagttcATTACATACACGCACCAATCTGTGTGTggtaaagttgccccttagctcccttttaaatctttcccctcacctggatcctatgtcctctagttttggattcccctaggttggggaaaataccttgtctatttaccctatccatgcacttcttgattttataaacttccataaggtcactcctcaacctccaatgctctagagaaaatagccccagcccattcagcctctccctatagctcaaaccctccaacctgggcaacatccttgtcaatcttttctgaaccctttcaaatttgtcTTTTCTATAATAGACACGGAAAACaaaatgtttcactgtacttaggtacatatgacaataattaATCAAGTAAATTTAATATTGAACACCAAGTTATTAGGTTATACAATCcttaaaggagggagagagagctggagagatAGCTTCATGAAGGAatcaaacagcacaagcaacTGAAGGTATTTGGCAGAATTATTAAAAATCACAAATGCTCAAGAAGCTGGAAATCATTCGCTGTGGATTATCTGAGACAGTTTTGTCAATGTGAAAATTGCTGTATGAGTAAAATTGTCAATTAAAAGCAAGCCTTGCTCAGTAAGGAGTGATGCTAACACAAATGCTTTAAATATGGTAATTCTACTCTAACACATAACTTCTGTCACTTTTTACACAGAAGAAAGTTTGTCCTGTATGGCTTAATACAGTCTCATCACCTGTGTGGCCATTAGACACCTGAAAAATAGGAGGCAATCTCATAATCCTGGCCTGATTGGCCCAGAAGGGTTCTATTACAGATTTGTTCTTCTGCTCAATCCGAAACACTCATGCATTCCAGCTCAGGCATTGATCAATAAATAAAATCagttaataaataaataaattaaataaaTGCATCAACCAATGACTATTCCAGGCAGGATGAGTACAGAGAGTGATGATCTTTGCATAGGCCCGGTCTCCAAGCAGATTTATGCTGGCTATTAATCCAGGAGAGTCACTGCGTAAATACTGTGGATGTGCATTGTAATTTGCAATATTGATCCAGATGGTGCTCATCTGGTTGCAGAGCTGCACTGGGTCATAAATACTCCAGCTACTAATGAATGTTGGTATTACTCCTGGTGTGAAAAATCatttagacttgaaacgttaacttgctgtctctccacggatgctgcctgatccatgatctccagcatttgctgtttgcAATTGATCTGGGAAAGCTCCGGTTGTCACCGGAACTGTCTATCCATGTGTTAATCTGGGAGTTGCTCAGGTTGTTATAGATCTCCTCAACTTTTTGAACATTTGCTTTAGGCCAATTTGCTTTTATGAAAGACCTACATCAGTTTTCGCTAACAGAGGATTTTTGCTTTTATGAAAAAGCGTAGAGTGGCACCACTAAGCACTTTCCCCGGAAATGTATTTGGATgaccctcttcctctccctctccctcctccaccCCAGTCTCTTGTACCTCCGACCACCCTGACCTCTGACTCAGCCTAACATACCATTATCATCACCAATTCTCAGGTTTCCAGTGTGCTCACTGTCTTCCCAATTCTGGTGAGTGGAACTACACTGTATGTACATTATTTCTACTTTATATAGGCTGTGTATTTATCATACCAtcctgcttttccaaaatgttagTGTTATTTTAGGTTTTGTGTGTTATTTGGTATGATTTGGTAATTATTGTTTGGGGTCTGGGAATGCTGAATACTTTTTTCATATATAAATTAATGATAATTGTTTCTTCGCTTTACGCCATTTCGGCTGACTAAAGGTCTCACAGGAACGCTCGACTTGAAGATAGCGGGGAAGACCTGCACTGGGACAGATGCTCCAGTTGTTACTTCAGGAGTTCCTCCTGATGTCCCTCCGGTTGTTACTGGGACCGTGTGTCTCTCCGGTTGTTACTGGGTCCGTGTGTCCCTCCGGTTGTTACTGGGACCGTGTGTCTCTCCGGTTATTACTGGGACCGTGTGTCTCTCCGGTTATTACTGGGTCCGTGTGTCCCTCCGGTTGTTACTGGGACCGTGTGTCTCTCCGGTTATTACTGGGTCCGTGTGTCTCTCCGGTTGTTACTGGGTCCGTGTGTCTCTCCGGTTGTTACTGAGACCGTGTGTCCCTCCGGTTGTTACTGGGTCCGTGTGTCCCTCCGGTTGTTACTGGGACCGTGTGTCTCTCCGGTTGTTACTGGGACCGTGTGTCTCTCCGGTTGTTACTGGGTCCGTGTGTCTCTCCGGTTGTTACTGAGACCGTGTGTCCCTCCGGTTGTTACTGGGACCGTGTGTCTCTCCGGTTGTTACTGGGACCGTGTGTCTCTCCGGTTGTTACTGGGACCGTGTGTCTCTCCGGTTGTTACTGGGTCCGTGTGTCTCTCCGGTTATTACTGGGACCGTGTGTCTCTCCGGTTGTTACTGGGTCCGTGTGTCTCTCCGGTTATTACTGGGTCCGTGTGTCTCTCCGGTTGTTACTGGGACCGTGTGTCTCTCCGGTTGTTACTGGGTCCGTGTGTCTCTCCGGTTGTTACTGGGTCCGTGTGTCTCTCCGGTTATTACTGGGACCGTGTGTCTCTCCGGTTGTTACTGGGACCGTGTGTCTCTCCGGTTGTTACTGGGTCCGTGTGTCTCTCCGGTTGTTACTGAGACCGTGTGTCTCTCCGGTTGTTACTGGGACCGTGTGTCCCTCCGGTTGTTACtgggtctgtgtgtccctccgGTTATTACtgggtctgtgtgtccctccgGTTATTACTGAGACCGTGTGTCCCTCCGGTTATTACTGAGACCGTGTGTCTCTCCGGTTATTACTGGGACCGTGTGTCTCTCCGGTTATGACTGGGTCCGTGTGTCTCTCCGGTTATTACTGGGTCCGTGTGTCCCTCCGGTTGTTACTGGGTCCGTGTGTCTCTCCGGTTGTTACTGGGACCGTGTGTCTCTCCGGTTGTTACTGGGATCGTGTGTCTCTCCGGTTATTACTGGGTCCGTGTGTCTCTCCGGTTATTACTGGGTCCGTGTGTCCCTCCGGTTATTACTGGGTCCGTGTGTCTCTCCGGTTATTACTGGGTCCGTGTGTCCCTCCGGTTATTACTGGGTCCGTGTGTCTCTCCGGTTATTACTGGGTCCGTGTGTCCCTCCGGTTATTACTGGGTCCGTGTGTCCCTCCGGTTATTACTGGGACCGTGTGTCTCTCCGGTTATTACTGGGACCGTGTGTCTCTCCGGTTATTACTGGGTCCGTGTGTCCCTCCGGTTATTACTGAGACCGTGTGTCCCTCCGGTTATTACTGGGTCCGTGTGTCTCTCCGGTTATTACTGGGACCGTGTGTCCCTCCGGTTATTACTGGGACCGTGTGTCTCTCCGGTTATTACTGGGACCGTGTGTCCCTCCGGTTATTATTGGGTCCGTGTGTCTCTCCGGTTATTACTGGGTCCGTGTGTCTCTCCGGTTATTATTGGGTCCGTGTGTCTCTCCGGTTATTACTGGGTCCGTGTGTCTCTCCGGTTATTATTGGGTCCGTGTGTCTCTCCGGTTATTACTGGGTCCGTGTGTCTCTCCGGTTATTACTGGGTCCGTGTGTCTCTCCGGTTATTATTGGGTCCGTGTGTCTCTCCGGTTATTACTGGGTCCGTGTGTCTCTCCGGTTATTACTGGGACCGTGTGTCTCTCCGGTTATTACTGGGTCCGTGTGTCTCTCCGGTTATTACTGGGTCCGTGTGTCTCTCCGGTTATTACTGGGACCGTGTGTCTCTCCGGTTATTACTGGGACCGTGTGTCTCTCCGGTTATTACTGGGACCGTGTGTCTCTCCGGTTATTACTGGGTCCGTGTGTCTCTCCGGTTATTACTGGGTCCGTGTGTCCCTCCGGTTATTACTGGGACCGTGTGTCTCTCCGGTTATTACTGGGACCGTGTGTCTCTCCGGTTATTACTGGGTCCGTGTGTCCCTCCGGTTATTACTGAGACCGTGTGTCCCTCCGGTTATTACTGGGTCCGTGTGTCTCTCCGGTTATTACTGGGACCGTGTGTCCCTCCGGTTATTACTGGGACCGTGTGTCTCTCCGGTTATTACTGGGACCGTGTGTCCCTCCGGTTGTTACTGGGTCCGTGTGTCTCTCCGGTTGTTACTGAGACCGTGTGTCTCTCCGGTTGTTACTGGGTCCGTGTGTCCCTCCGGTTGTTACTGGGTCCGTGTGTCTCTCCGGTTGTTACTGGGACCGTGTGTCTCTCCGGTTGTTACTGGGACCGTGTGTCCCTCCGGTTATTACTGAGACAGTGTGTCCCTCCGGTTATTACTGAGACCGTGTGTCCCTCCGGTTATTATTGGGTCCGTGTGTCCCTCCGGTTATTACTGAGACCGTGTGTCCCTCCGGTTATTATTGGGTCCGTGTGTCCCTCCGGTTATTACTGAGACCGTGTGTCCCTCCGGTTATTATTGGGTCTGTGTCTCTCTGACCCGGTTTCGTCCTGAATCCGGATCCAGTTCACATCAATGAGCAAATACGGGAGCGGCCTGAATCTGGAGTCAGGCCTGTGCCGGTGAAGGTCCCCGGGCTCAGTTTGCTCCTGTCCCGGACCAGAATGGGCTGATTGCCGAATTGTCGGTACCACATGCTGTGGCTGCGGCCCAGGAAACTGTCGGGTCCGGGTCCCGGACCTGAGCCCAGCGTCCGCCGCTCCAGCTCCAGCTGCTGCTGCCTCCAGATCAGGAACGCAGTGTCTCGGTACCGGAGCCGGGCGTAGCCTTCAGACACGGCCTTATCGGCCAGCAGTGTCCGCCCGCGGGAGGCCCCGGCTCCACTCATTCCTCAGGCCGCCATCGAGAAGCCATGGCCATGGCGACGGTGACGGCGACCGCAACCAGGCCCCGCCCCCGAGAAACCATGGCAACACAGGCCCCGCTGTCGAGAAACCATGGCAACCCGGCCCCGCCTCCGAGTAGCCGTGGCCGCCCTGTCCCCGCCCCCGAGAAACCATGGCGACACCGACCCCGCCCCCGCGAATCCATGGCAGCCCCGCCCCCGAGAGGCCATGGCAGCCGCGCCCCCGAGAGGCCATGGCAGCCCCGCCCCCGAGAGGCCATGGCAGCCCCGCCCCCGAGAGGCCATGGCAGCCCCGCCCCCTAGTCGCCATGGCAGCCCCGCCCCCGAGAGGCCATGGCAGCCCCGCCCCCGCGAATCCATGACGACCCGGCCCCTCCCCCCGGACAGGCCGCCCCTGGAGGAGGCTCGTTGTGTTTCTCTCTGTAGGCGCGGCccggacctgctgagatttcccagcGATTTGTGTTTCTGACTCAAGATTTTCAGCACCCGCAGTGTTTTATTTTATTGAGGTTGAACTGAATTTAGATTGTGCCTAAAATTACCCGGGACAGTGTCGTCTGCTTTAAAACTGTGCAACAAACTTCCAGGagaatggtaaaaacaatgactgcagatgctggaaacccaaatactggattagtggtgctggaagagcacagcagttcaggcagcatccaacgagcagcgaaatcaacgtttcgggcaaaagcccttcatcaggaataaaggcagtgagcctgaagcgtggagagataagctagaggagggtgggggtggggagagagtagcatagagtacaatgggtgagtgggggaggggatgaaggtgataggtcagggaggagagggtggggtggataggtggaaaagaagataggcaggtcggacaagtccggacaagtcaaggagacagttactgagctggaagtttggaactaggatgaggtgggggaaggggaaatgaggaagctgttgaagtccacattgatgccctggggttgaagtgttccgaggcggaagatgaggcgttcttcctccaagcgtctggtggtgagggagcggcggtgaaggaggcccaggacctccatggcctcggcagagtgggagggggagttgaaatgttgggccacagggcggtgtggttgattggtgcgggtgtccctgagatgttccctaaagcgctctgctaggaggcgtccagtctccccaatgtagaggagaccgcatcgggagcaacggatacaataaatgatattagtgcatgtgcaagtaaaactttgatggatgtggaaggctcctttagggccttggatagaggtgagggaggaggtgtgggcacaggttttacagttcctgcggtggcaggggaaagtgccagaatgggagggtgggtcgtaggggggtgtggacctgaccaggtagtcacggagggaacggtctttgcggaaggcggaaaggggtggggagggaaatatgttcctggtggtggggtctttttggaggtggcggaaatgtcggcggatgatttggtttatacgaaggtttgtagggtggaaggtgagcaccaggggcgttctgtccttgttacggttggaggggtggggtctgagggcggaggtgcgggatgtggacgagatgcgttggagggcatctttaaccacgtgggaagggaaattgcagtctctaaagaaggaggccatctggtgtgtcctatggtggaactggtcctcctgggagcagatacggtggaggcggagaaattgggaatacaggatggcatttttgcaagagatagggtgggaagaggtgtaatccaggtagctatgggagtcggtgggtttgtaaaaaatgtcattgtcaagtcagtcgtcactaatggagatggagagatccaggaaggggacacccacgtcctccacctcctccaagacttccgtttccccggcccccaacgccttatcttcaccatggatatccaatccctctacacctccatttgccatgaccagggcctccaagccctccgttttttcctctccagacgtccccaacagtacccttccactgacactctcattcgtttggccgaactggtcctcacccttaacaatttcttctttgaatcctcccacttcgtccagaccaaaggtgtaggcATTGGCACTggcacatgggccccagctatgcctgtctctttgttggctatgtagaacagttgatcttccgtaattacaccggcaccacgccccacctcttcctccgctacattgatgactgcattggcgccacctcgtgctcccgcgaggaggttgagcaattcatcaacttcaccaacacattccaccctgaccttaaatttacttggactatctctgacacctcgctccccttcctggacctctccatctccattagtgacctcatcctagtttcaaacttccagctcagtaactgtctccttgacttgtccggacttgtccgacctgcctatcttcttttccacctatccactccaccttcatctcctcccccactcacccattgtactctatgctactctcttcccacccccaccctcctctagcttatctctccacgcttcaggctcactgcctttattcctgatgaatcgcttttgcccgaaacgtcgattttgctgctcgttggatgctgcctgaactgctgtgctcttccagcaccactaatccagttccaGGAGAATGACCGAGAGAGACGGTGGGATTGTGAGCGGCCTTTATTGTGATGTCAAGCAGGAAGGTGTCACGGGCACCGGCGGGCGGTAATCTCTGCACAGAGATAAGTTACCGGATCATTTTGATGTCGGTTTGATGAGGAAGGAGGTATATTTGGACATGGAGCGGGGAGTGTGAAGGTGACAGATTGATAACTGCACTGAAaccattgtgtctgcactcccCTGCATCAGGATTCAGAACATTGTGCCATTGTCGTGCTCCTCCTCTTACCCCACACCTTGTTCCTGTTTAAATAATAAACAAACACCCTCTTGAGTGCCTGAATTGAACCTACGTGTGCCAACCCAGCATAAAATTGTCGTGTAACTATACAAAAGAACAAGGAACATTCCAGAAGAACGATAACTATTTAGTGGTTAGCCAACTTTTTCAATGAGGTGAGAGTGGTCTAACCCAAATCACACATTAGCTGACGTTtggagtctaactgaccctttgtcaaagctttgactctaaacgtcagctcttttctctccttacagatgctgccagacctgctgagactttccagcgttttttcttttggtttcagattccagcatctgcagtaatttgcttttatcgtAGATTAGCTGTTCCAGTAAAACTGTTCCAGGACAATAGGTTAC
It encodes the following:
- the LOC140469532 gene encoding putative uncharacterized protein BRD3OS; the encoded protein is MSGAGASRGRTLLADKAVSEGYARLRYRDTAFLIWRQQQLELERRTLGSGPGPGPDSFLGRSHSMWYRQFGNQPILVRDRSKLSPGTFTGTGLTPDSGRSRICSLM